One Hippoglossus hippoglossus isolate fHipHip1 chromosome 13, fHipHip1.pri, whole genome shotgun sequence genomic window carries:
- the LOC117772490 gene encoding dual specificity protein phosphatase 14 isoform X2: MAVSQVSPGVFLSDLDSALNVSVLTSRNITLIVNASGLEGVSYPQLDLQLLHVPVQDQPHAPLSHYFESVAERIRQNHTGATLVHCTAGRSRSPALIMAYLMRCEGLSLRRAHEQVLDQRPFIRPNAGFWRQLMDYERTLFSRNSVRMARTSCGVLPEALQDSEDRAAYCVNV, translated from the exons ATGGCGGTGTCTCAGGTGAGTCCAGGTGTGTTCCTCagtgatctggactcagctctgAATGTCAGTGTGTTGACCAGCAGGAACATCACGCTCATCGTTAACGCCAGTGGACTGGAGGGTGTGTCCTACCCTCAGCTGGACCTGCAGCTCCTTCACGTCCCCGTCCAGGATCAACCTCATGCCCCCCTGAGCCACTACTTTGAATCTGTGGCTGAACGGATCCGTCAAAACCACACAGGGGCCACGCTGGTCCACTGCACCGCCGGCAGGAGTCGATCCCCCGCCCTGATCATGGCCTACCTGATGAG gtgtgAGGGTCTTAGCCTCCGTCGGGCTCATGAGCAGGTTCTGGATCAGCGACCCTTCATCAGACCCAACGCTGGATTCTGGCGGCAGCTGATGGACTATGAGCGGACTCTGTTCAGCAGGAACTCGGTGCGGATGGCGCGGACGTCCTGTGGCGTCCTGCCTGAGGCTCTGCAGGACTCTGAGGACAGAGCTGCGTACTGCGTTAACGTCTGA
- the polr2d gene encoding DNA-directed RNA polymerase II subunit RPB4: MAAGGGAAPPHVGDVEEDASQLLFPKEFENAETLLNSEVHMLLEHRKQQNESAEDEQELSEVFMKTLNYTARFSRFKNRETITAVRSLLLQKKLHKFELSSLANLCPEAAEEAKALIPSLEGRFEDEELQQILDDIQTKRSFQY, from the exons ATGGCGGCGGGAGGCGGCGCTGCTCCTCCTCATGTCGGTGATGTTGAAGAAGACGCgtcacagctgctgtttcctaAAG AGTTTGAGAATGCGGAGACGCTGCTGAACTCTGAAGTCCACATGCTGCTGGaacacaggaagcagcagaacGAGAGCGCGGAGGACGAACAGGAACTGTCCGAGGTCTTCATGAAGACTCTGAACTACACGGCTCGGTTCAGCCGCTTCAAGAACAGAGAGACCATCACGGCTGTGCGCAG TCTCCTCCTGCAGAAGAAACTTCATAAGTTCGAGTTGTCGAGTTTAGCGAACCTGTGTCcggaggctgcagaggaggccAAAGCTCTGATCCCCAG TCTGGAGGGACGCTTCGAAgacgaggagctgcagcagatccTCGACGACATCCAGACCAAGAGGAGCTTCCAGTACTGA
- the LOC117772503 gene encoding olfactory receptor 6N1-like, with protein sequence MNSSRVSYFTLAAYVDSGLLRYLFFMLVLSLYLLILCANVLLIVVICMNRSLHEPMYVFLCSLFVNELYGSTGLFPLLLVQILSDVHTVSRPLCFLQIFCVHSYGHVEFMTLAIMSYDRYLAICRPLQYNSIMTANKVAVLTAVIWLFSVCGILVTVSLTARLKLCGNIINKVYCDNYSLVKLACSDTSVNNIFGLVYMFSIIIGLVVLILYTYMRILKVCFSGSKQTRQKAVSTCTPHLVSLLNFSFGAFFEIVQSRFNMSSLNMMLRVLLSLYWLTCQPLFNPVLYGLQMSKIRIMCKNMLWGKKL encoded by the coding sequence ATGAACTCCTCCCGAGTTTCTTATTTCACTCTGGCTGCTTATGTGGACTCTGGACTGTTGAGATACTTGTTCTTCATGCTGGTCCTGTCGTTGTACTTGTTGATCCTTTGTGCCAACGTGCTGCTGATTGTCGTTATCTGTATGAACAGAAGTCTACATGAACCTATGtacgtgtttctgtgcagcctgtttgtaaatgaactgtatgGTAGCACAGGGTTGTTTCCTTTGCTCCTGGTTCAGATTCTCTCAGACGTTCACACTGTTTCTcgtcctctttgtttcctgcagatctTCTGCGTTCACTCTTATGGTCACGTAGAATTTATGACTTTAGCCATTATGTCTTATGACCGATACCTTGCTATATGTCGCCCTCTACAGTATAACAGCATTATGACAGCGAACAAGGTCGCTGTTCTTACTGCAGTAATCTGGTTATTCTCTGTCTGTGGGATCCTGGTCACTGTGTCTCTAACGGCTCGTCTGAAACTCTGTGGGAACATTATCAACAAAGTTTACTGCGACAACTATTCTCTGGTGAAGCTGGCCTGTTCCGACACATCCGTCAATAACATCTTTGGACTCGTGTACATGTTTTCTATAATAATTGGTCTCGTTGTTTTAATCCTCTACACGTACATGAGGATTTTAAAGGTTTGTTTCTCTGGTTCTAAGCAGACGAGACAAAAAGCCGTCAGCACCTGCACCCCCCACCTGGTGTCGCTGCTCAACTTCTCCTTCGGGGCTTTCTTTGAAATAGTTCAGAGCAGGTTCAATATGAGCAGTTTAAACATGATGTTACGTGTGTTGTTATCTTTATATTGGCTAACATGTCAACCACTATTCAATCCTGTTCTGTACGGACTGCAAATGTCCAAAATACGCATCATGTGTAAAAATATGctgtgggggaaaaaactcTAA
- the LOC117772477 gene encoding olfactory receptor-like protein OLF3 yields MNSSVSTPPIDFRIYGSLGLDHFALVLCVLVFYISGLCVNVILVVVVCVESRLHRPMYVLLVNLSLSGVMGSSSVCPIIIKHLMSSSQETSLTGCLTQVFFTNVYAGCMFCILALMAYDRYVSICKPLLYHSIMTPAKVKLMLTLVYFTLSCSSAVQVYLTSTIPLCEHTVDKLICDSLVISKLSCKRTTLISVFGLCCAFCVIVFPCCLVLLSYLHIFKVTLSTSQEGQRRALQTCTPHLLTFVNFSVASFFGVISNRLTYEVPKAVNILICMNFFAIPPLLHPIIYGIKMQEIRQSINKMIKDKILDNR; encoded by the coding sequence atgaacagctctgtgtcaaCCCCCCCCATTGACTTTAGAATCTACGGCTCTCTGGGTCTGGATCATTTTGCACTTGTCCTTTGTGTCTTAGTCTTCTACATTTCAGGATTGTGTGTGAACGTGATccttgttgtggttgtttgtgtggagTCTCGTCTCCACAGACCCATGTACGTGTTGTTAGTGAACCTGTCTCTGAGCGGAGTGATGGGCAGCTCCTCCGTGTGTCCGATCATCATCAAGCATCTCATGTCCAGCAGCCAGGAAACGTCTCTGACCGGATGTTTGACACAAGTGTTTTTCACCAACGTGTACGCCGGCTGTATGTTTTGTATCTTAGCTCTGATGGCCTACGACCGGTACGTTTCCATCTGTAAACCTCTGCTCTATCACTCCATCATGACGCCAGCGAAGGTCAAACTGATGCTGACCCTGGTTTATTTCACCCTCAGCTGCAGCTCGGCCGTCCAGGTTTATCTGACGTCCACGATCCCTCTGTGCGAACACACGGTGGATAAACTCATTTGTGACAGTTTGGTGATTTCAAAGCTTTCTTGCAAAAGGACGACTCTGATCAGCGTGTTCGGTTTGTGCTGCGCTTTCTGTGTCATCGTCTTCCCCTGCTGCCTGGTCCTCCTGTCCTACCTCCACATCTTCAAGGTGACCCTGAGCACATCTCAGGAGGGTCAGAGACGAGCGCTGCAGACGTGCACGCCTCACTTACTCACCTTCGTCAACTTCTCTGTGGCCTCCTTCTTTGGAGTCATTTCTAATCGTCTGACTTATGAAGTTCCAAAAGCTGTGAATATTTTAATCTGTATGAATTTCTTTGCcatccctcctctgctccatcccATAATTTATGGAATCAAAATGCAAGAGATTCGGCAAAGtataaacaaaatgataaaagataaaatactagataatagataa
- the LOC117772469 gene encoding uncharacterized protein LOC117772469, translating into MQTNKSSTGAQVSVTGRTQKTILPQVRYHPSIQTPGDGARPKTTKTTDTRTSQTQRTRPGAEHPTHTGSQHVDNTTQADLVPTARPYPGGGRNPRSQTPDQKPNKKLDPGPSQKADQVSNRACPRPEQVPLGLGVQVDRAGVKEVEVLTRGQRTNQDWFSWRRNRITASVAHSVAHCRFVHGKSKTPPTSYLTAITGEGRRVQTRAMSWGVNMEAEVVGRYQKLKSSALGRPVTVQDCGLFIDAQRPWLAASPDGIVTDSLTGQWLLEVKCPYKHRQRRVEDACRDDPGFCLEIQDDVGREAGGSPVYHLKTSHSYFTQIQCQLAVTGLRRADLVVFTTKETAIVPVTFDPDLWGETVSRLEMFYRDAVLPHLRGKTQQETSAAWTPEQ; encoded by the exons atgcagacaaacaaatcGTCGACAGGAGCTCAGGTGTCTGTGACCGGTCGGACCCAGAAAACCATCCTGCCTCAGGTCAGGTACCATCCATCTATCCAGACTCCTGGAGATGGAGCACGGCCCAAAACCACTAAAACAACTGACACCAGAACCAGTCAGACACAAAGGACCAGACCTGGAGCTGAGCACCCCACTCACACTGGGAGCCAACATGTGGACAACACCACCCAGGCTGATCTGGTTCCTACAGCAAGACCTTATCCTGGTGGTGGACGGAACCCCCGTTCTCAGACCCCCGATCAGAAACCGAATAAGAAACTAGATCCAGGTCCTTCTCAAAAAGCAGATCAGGTCTCCAACAGAGCCTGTCCAAGACCAGAGCAGGTTCCTCTGGGTCTGGGGGTCCAGGTAGACAGGGCTGgggtgaaggaggtggaggTTCTGACCCGTGGACAGAGGACCAACCAGGACTGGTTTTCTTGGAGGAGGAACCGGATCACAGCCTCTGTGGCTCATAGCGTCGCTCACTGCCGCTTCGTTCATGGCAAGAGCAAAACCCCGCCCACCTCCTACCTGACTGCTATCACAG GTGAGGGCCGCAGAGTCCAGACCAGAGCAATGAGCTGGGGGGTCAACATGGAGGCCGAGGTCGTCGGCAGGTACCAG AAACTCAAGAGTTCGGCGTTAGGTCGGCCGGTCACGGTTCAGGACTGCGGTCTGTTTATCGACGCCCAGCGGCCGTGGTTGGCTGCAAGTCCTGATGGGATTGTGACGGACAGCCTGACTGGCCAATGGCTGCTGGAGGTCAAGTGCCcctacaaacacagacagagacgtGTGGAGGACGCCTGCAGGGACGACCCTGGCTTCTGTCTGGAAATACAGGACGATGTCGGACGTGAGGCTGGAGGG TCTCCAGTCTACCATCTGAAGACGTCTCACAGTTACTTCACACAGATCCAGTGTCAGCTGGCAGTGACGGGCCTGCGACGGGCCGATCTCGTAGTCTTCACAACAAAGGAGACAGCCATCGTCccggtgacctttgaccctgaccTGTGGGGGGAGACGGTGTCCAGACTGGAGATGTTCTACAGGGACGCTGTCCTCCCTCACCTCAGGGGGAAGACGCAGCAAGAGACGTCAGCAGCCTGGACACCAGAGCAGTAG
- the LOC117772498 gene encoding olfactory receptor 140-like encodes MKITLNLTEVSYFTLGAHVDTGHFKYLYFLILLIFYVSILCANVLLIVVICMNRSLHEPMYVFLCSLFVNELYGSTGLFPLLLLQILSDVHTVSASVCLLQVFCLYSYGGVEFFTLAVMSYDRYLAICCPLQYNTRMTSNKIARLVALSWIYPLLNNTFIIFCLTAPLHLCGNIINKVYCDNYYIVKLSCSDTSVNNIFGLTHMFTVIFGLIILILYTYVRILKVCFSGSKQTRQKAISTCTPHLASLLNFSFGAFCEIVQSRFDLNSLPKVLRVVLSLYWLACQPLVNPLLYGLQMSKIRIIYKNLLFGRKM; translated from the coding sequence ATGAAGATCACATTGAACTTGACAGAAGTTTCTTATTTCACACTCGGTGCCCACGTTGACACgggacattttaaatatttatatttcctgatacttttaattttttatgtTTCCATCCTTTGTGCCAACGTGCTGCTGATTGTCGTTATCTGTATGAACAGAAGTCTACATGAACCTATGtacgtgtttctgtgcagcctgtttgtaaatgaactgtatgGTAGCACAGGGTTGTTTCCTTTGCTCCTGCTTCAGATTCTCTCAGACGTTCACACTGTTTCTGCTTCAGTTTGTCTCCTGCAGGTTTTTTGTCTCTACTCTTATGGCGGCGTGGAGTTTTTCACTTTAGCCGTCATGTCCTATGACAGATATCTTGCTATATGTTGTCCTCTGCAGTACAACACACGTATGACTTCTAATAAGATTGCCAGGCTCGTTGCTTTAAGTTGGATTTATCCTCTATTAAACAATACTTTCATCATCTTTTGTCTGACTGCCCCTTTACATCTGTgtggaaacatcatcaacaagGTTTACTGTGATAATTATTATATCGTCAAACTGTCGTGTTCTGACACCTCAGTCAACAACATCTTTGGACTCACTCACATGTTTACAGTCATTTTTGGTCTCATCATTTTAATCCTCTACACGTACGTGAGGATTTTAAAGGTTTGTTTCTCTGGTTCCaaacagacgagacaaaaaGCCATCAGCACCTGCACCCCCCACCTGGCCTCGCTGCTCAACTTCTCCTTCGGGGCTTTCTGTGAAATAGTTCAGAGCAGGTTTGATTTGAACAGCCTTCCCAAAGTGTTACGTGTTGTTTTATCGTTGTACTGGCTCGCGTGTCAGCCGCTCGTCAACCCTTTACTGTACGGACTGCAAATGTCCAAAATACGCATCATATACAAGAATCTGCTCTTTGGGAGGAAAATGTGA
- the LOC117772490 gene encoding dual specificity protein phosphatase 14 isoform X1: MAADSSSRDVPCPVSVSGRSTCSFLINFMKLHNVIDPVRVGDKRLKKPVNEPSCCRTGGGVMAVSQVSPGVFLSDLDSALNVSVLTSRNITLIVNASGLEGVSYPQLDLQLLHVPVQDQPHAPLSHYFESVAERIRQNHTGATLVHCTAGRSRSPALIMAYLMRCEGLSLRRAHEQVLDQRPFIRPNAGFWRQLMDYERTLFSRNSVRMARTSCGVLPEALQDSEDRAAYCVNV, from the exons ATGGCGGCTGACTCATCGTCTCGTGACGTCCCGTGTCCCGTGTCCGTCTCTGGTCGATCGACTTGTTcgtttttaattaactttatgAAACTTCATAATGTTATTGATCCAGTTCGTGTTGGAGATAAACGTTTAAAG AAGCCGGTGAACGAGCCCTCGTGCTGTCGGACAGGTGGAGGTGTCATGGCGGTGTCTCAGGTGAGTCCAGGTGTGTTCCTCagtgatctggactcagctctgAATGTCAGTGTGTTGACCAGCAGGAACATCACGCTCATCGTTAACGCCAGTGGACTGGAGGGTGTGTCCTACCCTCAGCTGGACCTGCAGCTCCTTCACGTCCCCGTCCAGGATCAACCTCATGCCCCCCTGAGCCACTACTTTGAATCTGTGGCTGAACGGATCCGTCAAAACCACACAGGGGCCACGCTGGTCCACTGCACCGCCGGCAGGAGTCGATCCCCCGCCCTGATCATGGCCTACCTGATGAG gtgtgAGGGTCTTAGCCTCCGTCGGGCTCATGAGCAGGTTCTGGATCAGCGACCCTTCATCAGACCCAACGCTGGATTCTGGCGGCAGCTGATGGACTATGAGCGGACTCTGTTCAGCAGGAACTCGGTGCGGATGGCGCGGACGTCCTGTGGCGTCCTGCCTGAGGCTCTGCAGGACTCTGAGGACAGAGCTGCGTACTGCGTTAACGTCTGA